The Micromonospora sp. M71_S20 genome has a window encoding:
- a CDS encoding PHB depolymerase family esterase produces the protein MRARLRLLGAALAAAALTALAAVALAPPASAATLTEVTNFGPNPSNLRMYLYVPDSVAPRPGLLVAVHYCTGTGPAMYSNTQYAALADRYGYIVVYPSVTRSSQCFDVSSPQALRRDGGSDPVGIKSMVDHVRQRYAVDPDRIFATGISSGAMMTNVLLGLYPDVFSAGAAFSGVPFGCFATTNGSEWNSECANGQVTRTAQEWGDLVRNANPGYTGRRPRMQTWHGTNDEVLRYPNFGEQIKQWTNVHGLSQTPTYTDSPQAGYTRTRYGGSGDRAPVEAISMQGVPHNLPVDAAQAIRFFGLDTTAPPTTAPPTTAPPTTPPPSTPPPSPGACRVGYTVNAWNAGLTASVTVTNTGTTTVNGWSLAFTLPAGQSITGGWNATYAPTSGAVNARNVSYNATIAPGASVSVGFQATHTGDTGRPSSFTLNGATCTIA, from the coding sequence ATGAGAGCCAGACTCCGACTGCTGGGCGCCGCCCTGGCCGCCGCCGCGCTGACCGCGCTGGCGGCCGTGGCGCTCGCCCCGCCGGCCTCCGCCGCGACCCTGACCGAGGTGACGAACTTCGGCCCCAACCCGAGCAACCTGCGCATGTACCTGTACGTGCCGGACTCCGTCGCGCCCCGGCCGGGGCTGCTGGTCGCGGTGCACTACTGCACCGGCACCGGCCCCGCGATGTACTCCAACACCCAGTACGCGGCGCTCGCCGACCGGTACGGCTACATCGTCGTCTACCCGTCGGTGACCCGCAGCAGCCAGTGCTTCGACGTCTCCTCACCACAGGCACTGCGCCGCGACGGCGGCAGCGACCCGGTGGGCATCAAGTCGATGGTCGACCACGTCCGGCAGCGGTACGCCGTCGACCCCGACCGGATCTTCGCCACCGGCATCTCGTCCGGCGCGATGATGACCAACGTCCTGCTCGGGCTCTACCCCGACGTGTTCAGCGCCGGGGCGGCGTTCTCCGGGGTCCCCTTCGGCTGCTTCGCCACCACGAACGGCTCCGAGTGGAACAGCGAGTGCGCCAACGGCCAGGTCACCAGGACCGCGCAGGAGTGGGGGGACCTGGTCCGCAACGCCAATCCGGGCTACACCGGGCGCCGGCCCCGGATGCAGACGTGGCACGGGACCAACGACGAGGTGCTGCGCTACCCGAACTTCGGCGAACAGATCAAGCAGTGGACGAACGTGCACGGGCTGAGCCAGACGCCGACGTACACCGACAGCCCGCAGGCCGGCTACACCCGCACCCGCTACGGCGGCAGCGGCGACCGGGCGCCGGTCGAGGCGATCAGCATGCAGGGGGTGCCGCACAACCTGCCGGTCGACGCCGCGCAGGCGATCCGCTTCTTCGGGCTCGACACCACCGCGCCTCCGACCACCGCGCCTCCCACGACGGCGCCGCCGACGACCCCGCCGCCGTCCACTCCCCCGCCCTCGCCGGGCGCCTGCCGGGTGGGCTACACCGTCAACGCCTGGAACGCCGGCCTGACCGCCTCGGTCACCGTCACTAACACCGGCACCACGACGGTGAACGGCTGGTCGCTGGCCTTCACGCTGCCCGCCGGCCAGAGCATCACCGGCGGTTGGAACGCGACGTACGCCCCGACCAGCGGCGCGGTCAACGCCCGCAACGTCTCCTACAACGCCACCATCGCGCCCGGCGCGTCGGTCAGCGTCGGCTTCCAGGCCACCCACACCGGCGACACGGGACGGCCCTCCTCGTTCACCCTCAACGGCGCTACCTGCACGATCGCCTGA